CTTATCAGCATCAGGCCGCTCCTTGCTGTTGATGCCATTCTTGGTCAGGTATTGGAAATCGGAAAGTGCATAAAGCTCAGTACCTTCCCACTCGTTTTTCTCGGCAAAGGTGATTTGGTCACGGCGTAGTTTAGCGTGAGTCAATAGATTGGTATCGTGGGTGGCAAACACCAGTTGCGCGCCGTTGGGGTTGCTGTCGCTATTCAGAAATGTATCAATGGTATTAAGCGTCATTAGCGGGTGCATATTGGCCTCAATTTCGTCTATGATTAGCACACCGCCCTTCGCCAATGCCCACAGCACTGGCCCGCTCAAACGCAAGGCATTCTGCGTGCCAGACGACTCTTTTTCATCTAATTTCCAGGTGCGCGTTCTATCGGTTGGCTTACCGTTCCGGTCGTATATGCGGTGGGTAGTCTGCACAGAATAGGTATGCTTGCCGCGTAGTGAACCTACTATTTGACTACGCATGGATTCAGGCATACTAGCTGGTAACTCCGATTCATCAAACTCTTTGGTTGTTACATTAATATCCAAAATATTGAGACTTAGTGCGGCCATATAACCCTTGATTTTATCGCGCATCTCTTCATCTTCCCACAGCGATACTGTCTGTATTTCCTGCGCTTGAGTATTGAGGCCATCCAGCATATTCAACCGGCCAAACCACTGCATGATGCTTTTTGCCTCTTCCACGTTCAGGGTATCACACATGGAGAGAAACAAGGCATTTGGCCTGGTTGCTTCGATAGCCGCGTTCATGAGGCGTCGGGAACCTACGTAGCTTGGCCCAACCTCAATCGTATCTCCTTCGCGGGCAAATAGATTTACTTCTCTACTGTCCTTTTTACGAAATAACCACTCCTCTATCACTTCGGTAGCCCCAAATGCTACACCATAGCGGTACCGGTTACCCTGTTGCACGAAAGTGATTTCAAACCTACTAGGCTTGTTTTCCCAACCTTCCCGTAACTCAAATGGGTCGTAGGGGAGCTTCGTAGTCGATGCCATTTGAGCCGAAAGATGCACTAGCCTGTCCAGCAAGCTTATAGCAAGCAGAACATTGCTTTTGCCACTGCTATTAGGTCCGTACACTGCTAACGCATTCAAGGCGCTGTACCGACCTTCTTCCCGAATGTTTTCGGGATAGTCGGTTTGACGAGTAGCTGGCACAAAGCTTAGTATCTGCTCTTCCGCAATTGACCGGTAATTCGACACCCTAAATTCAAGCAACATGGCTTTCCGCGTGATTATTCCGCAATAATAACAGGTTCGAGGTCAAAATGTATTGCTTCCGTTTCGAAGGGTTGGTCGATTAGTGGGATGAGTCACCTAATTTGCTCAATGGCATCCGGTAGCTTAGCGCTAATAGCAGCAGCAAGAAGAGGGGCTTGAAAAGCAGTAGCACCACATTTTTCTGACCGCCTGCCCGCTGGCCACCGTGATTAATTCTGGTAAACAAGCAGCTTGCCCGCATCAGTGCTGCCAGCGAATGTGCTGGTCGTCCAGCGGCACGGCGATGCCTTCGTAAGCCGGCAGGATGCGGGCCGTGAAATCACCGGTGGGGCGGGTCGTGGTGACGAGCGCCTGGTAGGGGTAGTGGCCGTCGGCATCGGGGGCCGCGTCCGGCTTTAGCGGGATTCGCAGGGGCGCGGCCCCGTTGAGGCCCGTCGCGTACAGCTCTACCAGCACCTGGGCGGGGGTAAGCGCCCCCAGCCGGACTGGTATTTGAAACCGGTAGCCGCCAGCGACGGTATCCGTTTGCACCTGGCCGAATTCCAGCTTATCCCACTCACTAGCAATCTGCTGGCGTTGCTGCACGATGGCCGCCCCGGCCGCGCCTTGGTTGGTGGCGCGCTGGGCGTAGCGGGTGGCGGCGGGCAGGTAGTAGCTTTCCGTGTACTCGCGCACGGTGCGGTTGGCCGAGAACTGCGGCGTGAGGGTGGCCATGCTT
Above is a genomic segment from Hymenobacter psoromatis containing:
- a CDS encoding RloA, which produces MLSFVPATRQTDYPENIREEGRYSALNALAVYGPNSSGKSNVLLAISLLDRLVHLSAQMASTTKLPYDPFELREGWENKPSRFEITFVQQGNRYRYGVAFGATEVIEEWLFRKKDSREVNLFAREGDTIEVGPSYVGSRRLMNAAIEATRPNALFLSMCDTLNVEEAKSIMQWFGRLNMLDGLNTQAQEIQTVSLWEDEEMRDKIKGYMAALSLNILDINVTTKEFDESELPASMPESMRSQIVGSLRGKHTYSVQTTHRIYDRNGKPTDRTRTWKLDEKESSGTQNALRLSGPVLWALAKGGVLIIDEIEANMHPLMTLNTIDTFLNSDSNPNGAQLVFATHDTNLLTHAKLRRDQITFAEKNEWEGTELYALSDFQYLTKNGINSKERPDADKEKRYFEGRYGAIPAFQPFLNFIRNAKWPKQEA